TGGAAGTATCCACGTCTTCGGGGACGATGTTGTGACAAATAGCCTGAAGGTGAGACAGGTAATGAACCGCGTTTCTGTTGAAGCCTCCTTCTTTAAACGTCTCTCTTCGCAAGAGAACCTGATTTACGCCGCCCGTCTCTATGGGATCTCGGCTCCCGAAGCCGAACGGAAATCGAAGCAAATTTTGGAAAGGCTCGGTTTTGATGCAGATCGGATGAACGAGGAGATGGAGCATCTCTCCCGCGGGATGCAACAGAAAGTCGCCATCGCACGTGCCTTACTCACCACGCCCATGCTTCTCTTGCTCGATGAACCGACGACAGGGCTTGATCCGAAATCTAAGCGTGATGTGCAAGCGTTTATTGAGGAGATCCGTCAAGAACGGAACGCTGTTATTGTACTAACGACACACGATATGACGGAGGCAGAGCGGTTGTGCGACAAAATTGCTATTATTGATAAAGGACGGTTTATCGCAGAAGGGACGGTGGAGGAACTTATTGCTGATGCACCCTCACAAAACGGGGTACCCGCGACGTTGGAGGACGTATTTATTGCGCTAACGGGTAAAGGGATTGAGGAGGAAGAGTAGTTTGTAAAGCAAGTTTTGGCTTGCAAACTATGCGAAAAAAATGCTGAATCTTGTTCGGGAAACGATTGTTTCTTACGCCTTCATTGAACGGAACTTCAATCTGCTGAAGCGATATCTGAGCTGGGAAATCCTCTTTTTCAGCTATTCCATCGTCAATGCACTCACGATCGGCTTAATTATGGTAGGACGGGGTAGCAGTGAAGATGTGCTTTACCTCGTCATTGGTGCGTTAATTTGGGGATTCCTCTCGGTTATGATGCGTGAGGTGAGCGATGCGATTACATGGGAGAGATGGGAGGGGACGATTGAATATACCTTTATGGCACCGATCTACCGCATCACACATCTTGTGGGTTCTTGTCTCTTCGCGATTCTGTACGGGTTGCTGCGCACCGCTTTAGTTTTGGCGATAATGCCGCTCTTCTTTGGAGAACACATCGACTTAGGCAACGCGAATTGGCTAACGCTGGTGGTCACTGTGCTTATCTCCAGTCTCTCTTTCATCGGGATCGGTCTGATGGCGGCGATCTTTCCTTTACTCTCACCGGAGAAGGGACAAGCCGCAACGGGGATTATTCAGTCGATGCTGCTTTTAGTCTCCGGTATCTACTATGAAATCGACGTGTTACCGACGTGGCTTCAACCGATTTCCCAAATTTCGCCTGCCACGTATACACTCAGATCGATTCGGGCGGCGATGCTGGAGAACGCATCCGTTGAAAGCCAACTGGGCAATCTGTCTTTGCTACTCGTCATTGGTGTCCTACTCATTCCACTTGGATTTTGGGTGTTCCATTTGGGTGAAAAGTACGCCAAACGTGTGGGTAGGTTAAAAAGGAGCGGGTAATGTAAAAAGGAAGGGAAGGATGGAAGTTCTTCTTCCACACTTCCAATCTTCCGAATTCTACAAGGAAAGGAAAATTAAAAAAATTGATGTCAGGATATTATAGATTCCCAACAATTTGTCAGGATACCATTGTTTTTGTATGTGAAGATGATTTGTGGACGGTTTCGGTCGAAGGTGGGTTTGCGAGACGGCTTACGTCGAATCTCGGTACAGCGAGTTCTCCACGCGTGTCGCCCGATGGTGAACTGCTTGCGTTCACGGGACGTGAAGAGGGTCCGTCGGAGGTTTACGTCATGCCTGCGCTCGGTGGCGAAGCGAAACGGCTCACGTATCAAGGGAGCAACGCTACTATTGTCGACTGGGATGCTGATAGCAAGACGATTCTCTATTCCAGTAATGCGGGGTTGGCATTTGATCCGTGGATATGGACAATCTCTGCGGAGGGGGGCGAACCACAACGTCTATCTTACGGTCCTGCGAACCATATTGATTTCAGCGGTGATGGCGTCGTCCTCGGTAGGTTGACCCGTGAACCTGCGCGCTGGAAACGTTACCGCGGCGGCACTGCAGGACAAATCTGGATTGACCCGGAAGGGGATGGACAATTTCAACAGCTCGCACCCGTAGATAGTAATTTCACGACACCGATGTGGATCGGTGAACGTATCTATTTTATTTCTGACCATGAAGGTGTTGGCAATATCTATTCCTGCCTGCCTACCGGTGAAGACATTCAACGTCACACGCATCAGGATACCTACTACTGTCGTTCTGCTCAGACAGACGGCACGCGTATTGTTTACCATGCCGGTGCCGATCTGTTTGTTTATGAAATCGGGAGCGACACTGAAACCCGTGTTGATGTTGAATTCCGAAGCCCGCGGACCCAGCGACAGCGAAAGTTTGTCAGTCCATCGTACTACCTACAAGACTATGCCCCGACCCCAGACGGTCACGCCTTGGCGGTGACGGTCCGAGGGAAACCCTTTACAATGGCGAATTGGGAAGGTGCAGTTCTCCAGCACGGTGCGCGCAACGGAACACGCTACCGCTTTACGGAGTGGCTTAACGATGGTAAGCGACTCGTCACGCTCTCCGATGCTCAGGGCGAAGAGGCACTTGATATCCATACAAGAGATGGAAGTGCTGAGGTCGTTCGGCTTGACGCTCTGGACATTGGACATGTTCGCCAACTCACCGTCGCTCCGCAAACCGAAGGCGATGAGAAGGATCAGTTGCTGCTTATCAATAATCGTCTTGAACTTTTGCACGTCGATTTGGAGACACAAGAGCTGCGGGTGCTTGACAAAGGGCATTATCAGAATATCCGAGATGTGGCGTGGTCGCCTGATGGTAAATGGTGTGCATATAGTTTTGCATCTACAGAAACCACCCGCTCCATCAAACTCTGCGAGATTGAGACGGGTGAGACGTGGTTCGTCACGGATCCAGAATTCAACGATTTCGGTCCGGCGTGGGATCCAGAGGGGAAATATCTCTATTTTCTTTCCTATCGTGAGTTCAATCCGGTCTACGATGCGCTCCACTTTGATCTTGGATTTCCTACGGCGATGCGTCCGTTGTTGGTGACTTTGCAAAGGACCTTGGGCAATCCGTTCATTCCTGAACCACGCCCGCTTGAGGAGGAGAAGGAAGATGAGGATGAAGCAGAGGAGGGACAGGATAACGAGGATAAGGCATCTGACGAGACGTCTGAACAAAAGGCGGAAAAACGCATCACGATAGATGTGGAAGGCATTACGCAGCGCGTCGTCGCCTTCCCGTATCCGCATGGACGTTATGGGCAGATCGCTGGTATTGAGGGCAAAGCGATGTTTACGGTGTTTCCGGTACAAGATACACCCCCAGACGATGAGGATAGCAGACCGAGAGGTGTGCTCCACGCCTACGACTTCAAGGAACAGAAAAAGGAGACGCTTGTCTCTGGGATTAATGATTTTCAACTTTCGCGTGATGCGAAAACGCTCGTCTATTCCACTGGAAATCGATTGCGCGTTATCAAGGCGGGCAAAAAAGTTGAAGGGGAATCCAAGTCTGGGAACCGGAGTGGTCCGAGTCGACAGACCGGTTGGATCGACCTGAGTCGTGTCAAAACCGCCGTCGTTCCGACAGCGGAGTGGCATCAGATGTATCGGGAGGCGTGGCGGCTTCAACGGGATTACTTCTGGACGGAAGATATGTCGGATGTGGATTGGGAGCATGTGTATCAACGCTATCTGCCGCTTCTTGAACGAATCGCAACGCGCGGTGAATTTTCGGATTTGATGTGGGAGATGCAGGGGGAACTCGGCACCTCGCATGCGTATGAAATGGGTGGGGATTATCGGAATTCACCGAATTATGCGCAAGGGTTTCTCGGTGCGGATTTTGCTTACGATGCGGAGCGTAATGGGTATCGCATCACACATATCCCGCGCGGTGATGGCTGGGAGGCGACGAAGGATTCGCCGCTGAATGCCCCTGGGATTAATATCCGTGAAGGCGATATTTTGCTTGCTATTGCCGGACAGCGTGTCAGTGAAACGGTTTCACCCGGTGAACTGCTTGTGAGTCTCGCGAATCAGGAGGTTCAAGCGACATTCCGAAGTGCGGACGATGGTGAGGAACGCGTCGTCACGCTCAAAGTACTACGAAGTGAAAGCGAGCTTCGGTATCGAGAATGGGTGTCCAAAAATCGGCGGTATGTCCATGAAAAAACGGAAGGTAAGGTCGGGTATGTGCATATTCCTGATATGGGACGGCGTGGATATGCGGAATTTCACCGCGGTTTCCTCGCCGAGGTGAGTTATCCTGCTCTGTTGGTCGATGTGCGCTACAATGGCGGTGGGCATGTTTCGCAACTGCTCTTAGAGAAGTTATCTCGCCGGCGTATTGGATATGACGTTCCGCGTTGGGGGACACCGCATCCGTATCCAGATGCTTCCGTTTTAGGTCCCATGGTGGCTGTCACGAACGAGAACGCGGGTTCGGATGGTGATATTTTCTCGCACTGTTTCAAATTGATGGAACTGGGATTGCTCATCGGCAAGCGGACGTGGGGTGGTGTTATCGGTATCTCACCGCATCAGGCGTTTGTGGATAGAGGTGGCACAACGCAACCGGAGTATTCTTTCTGGTTCGTCGATGTTGGCTGGAGCGTTGAGAACTACGGGACTGACCCGGATATAGAGGTGGATTATCGTCCGCAGGATTACGCGACAGAAGGCGACCCGCAGCTGGACCGCGCGATACAAGAACTCCTCCGACAGATGGAGGAGAATCCGCCCGAAGTTCCCGATTTCAGTGAGCGTCCGCGTTTGACCTTGCCCACGCTGCCGAAGGCATGATATGATAAAGGTTGTTTGCAAAGTCGAAACTGATAATTTAAGAAGAAAGACAAGAGACACATGCGTATACTCTGTGCGAACGTAGGGAGTACCTCGTTCAAATACCAAATTATTGATATGGAGACTACGACCTCTCTCGTTAAGGGAGGCGTGGAACGTATCGGCAATTCACCGTCTGCATTTACACATGCGGTGCCGGGGAAACCGTCCCGCGAGGGCGAAATTGATGCTCCAACGCATACCGCGGCGATTGCGCACGCGATGCGTCTAATCACTGATGCCGAGGTCGGCTGCCTGGAAGACTGGGGACAATTGGACGGTGTCGGGTTCAAAACGATTCTTGCTAGAGGATATTGGCGTTCCGCACGGATCACCGAAGATGTAATAACCGCGCTGGAGACATCCACACCGCTCGCGCCGATGCATAACCCTGCCTATATCGCTTCTATCTGTGCCTTTCAGGAGTTGCTTCCGACAACCCCGCTCGTCGCAGTCTTTGAGACTTGGTTTCATCAGACGATCCCGGATTACGCCGCTGAATTCGGTGTGCCTCGCTTCTGGGTAGAACAGCACGACATCCGTCGTTACGGCTATCACGGGGCTTCGCACCGATACATCTCTGAACGCGTGCCGCAGTTGCTTGGAAGGGAAACAGGGGACGGGTTAAGTATTATCTCTTGCCATCTCGGTGGCAGTTCATCCCTCTGTGCCATCAAAGACGGAGAATCTATTGATACGTCAATGGGAACGTCTACACAATATGGGATGATTCAGTCTACCCGTTGCGGCGAGTTAGATGCGTTTGCAGTGCTATATATGATCGACACAGAGGGATTTTCTACCGATGAGATTCGTCGTCAGTTGGTTGAGGATTCTGGATTGAAAGGGATCTCTGGCACGAGCGGTGATATGCGTGATATAGAGGCGGCGATTGATGCTGGCAACGATGATGCCCGATTGGCACTGGAGACTTACGTCTACGGTGTGAAAAAATATATCGGTGCGTATATCGCTGCGCTTGGGGGCGTGGATGTGATCGCTTTTGCGGGGGGGATCGGCGAGAAAAGCCCAATCACGCGAGCGAAAATCTGTGAGGGACTTGAGTGGTGTGATATTCGCTTAGATGCTTTGAAGAATGCGCAGTTGACTGGCGAAGTAGATCTCTCAGCGGCTAACAGTCGTGCCAAAATTCTGGTTGTTGCTACGAATGAGGAGTGGATTGTCTCACGTGAGACGGCGCGGGTTCTCAAAGAATGCGGTTGACGATCACTCACATCAAGTATTCTCGTTCCCGAAAAATGCGAATGGCGAGCCACAGTAGCACCGTTGTCAATATGAAAATTACCAGAAGTGCGACCCATGTTGACGGTGGCGATGCTCCCAAGACGTCATTGAAATCGCTTCGGGGTAATTTATAGCGTGGAAATAGCGTAAAAAGATAGTGTGATATAGAGAGCCTCTTGATTCCCGTTGCCATAATTGGAGCTGTAGTGATAGTTTCCCATCCCATTAAATATAGCAGCCCCCACAGTACTGGATTTTTGAATTTAGCTGCTAGCGTGGCAGCGAGTGCCCCGTAAATTAACAGTGCTAATGCCATTGAAGCGGTGTAACGTAGGCTCATACCCAACTGGAAAAGCACACCGTTCTGTAGTTTCGGGTGTGTTATCATAATACCGGTCAGAATTAAATGCGATATTCCGATAAGCGTAACAGTCCCGACGAGATACGCGGCGAATTTGCTAAGGAGAATCGTCGATTTGCGGAGCGGGCGCATCTGAAGATACGTCAAACCTTTTCCGTCGATTTCATCTGAGATGATCGCAGTGCCGTAGAAAATTGCGGATAGGTTCACCAAGAGTCCGTAAAGTGCCAATGTTATCTGTGGGATAAACCGGTTGACACTCCCACCGCCTCGTGCTATGAACCGAAATGTGAGTGCTATACCAAGGGATAGCAGGCATCCGAGCAGAATCAGGACGGTGCGTCGACTCCAAAACATTTGGCGAAGTGTCACTTTAAAGAGTGAAAAATAGGCAGGAAAAGAATTTGTGTTGAGAGCCATCTATAACCTTTCTGCGGATAAGAGTCTTAGATAATATTAGCATTAATTTTCGGGTTTCGCAAGTTTCTTTAGAGTTATAGTTGTTGGTAATCAGCCATCAGCAGTTAGGAGAATAGTTTCGGCAATCAGCAGTTTGCAAAATTATGGTAAAATATGCTATCATAGCGTATCAATATGAGATTTTCTGGTGCTTAGTCTAAGAGTGCCAGCCTATGATGAAATGGAGGTGGACTCTATGCAGAGGCACGTGTAGGGTTAGCCATGATTCACAGGACGTAGCCCGTAATGTAATGGAGGGCGGGTTTAACGAAGGGACTTGATAGTTCTAACGCACTTCATTTCTCCGCAAGGTATGATTAAAAAAAGGAAAATTAAAAAAATGAATCAGCACGATTTCACTGTCACCGATTCAGAGATTAATTTTTTCAAGACGTTCGGTTATCTCAGTTTCCCGCAACTGATGGCGGATCGGATTACCGCAATTCAGGACGCTTTTGAAGCGGTCTGGAAGGAGAGAGGCGGGGGACATAATGGTAGACCGCATGAAGGCACTGCACGCTCCTGCATTGTGCCGTTCATCGATCAAAGCGAAGAGTTGTCATCATTGTTGGATGACCCACGAATTTTAGGGATCGCCAAAGTGTTGCTGGGTGATGATTTCAACTACATGGGCAGCGACGGGAATTTCTACGTCGGCGATACGGGGTGGCACTCAGATGGTGGGCATAAGTTGGAAGATCCGATGCACATCAAGATCGCGTTCTATCTCGATCCGCTGACTCGCGATACGGGCGCGCTTCGCGTTATTCCGGGAAGCCATCTCTTTGGTGATAACTATGCAGATGCACTCTCTAAACAGGCTGGAAAGAGTCAAGACTTCTGGGAAATACACGGTAAGGATGTCCCCGCAACGGTCTTTGAGACAACCCCCGGCGATCTGGTCCTGTTTAACCATAACACCAAGCATGCAGCGTTTGGTGGTGGCACACGGCGACGTATGTTTACCATGAATCTCTGTCAACGATATCCTGATGATAAACTCGATGCGCTGCAAGCCTATATCGCTGGGGCTTCGCGTTTCTGGATCGATCGGAAGTATGGCCCGAAGATGATAGGGACAGCAACCTCGGAACGGTGGGTACATCTTGAACAGGTACGGGCAAACGATGGGCATCTCGCTGAACTCTCGCGCCAAGCACAAGAGCGGATGAGTGAGCCTTCACGCGGATAATGCGTGTTCCCACGTGTCTCGAACATACGCGATGGATTGCGTGAAGCCTTCCTGTCCTGAACGACTGGCTTCCTCGAGGCTAAGCCAACTGTTGTAACCTGTGTGTCTCATGCGCGAAAAAATTTGCGGGATCGGTGAGGCACCAGTGCCGACGCGGACGGGTTCGAATACCCTAATTGCTCGCAGATCGAAGATATGTAGCACGACGATCCGTTGGATGACTTTCTCCAGAAGTGCGAGGACATCTTCACCGAGGACGAGCGGGTTCGCAGTGTCGAAGCAGACACCGAGGGGTGTATCGGCAAGCGCATCTAAGATTTCTAAGAAAATCTCTGTCGGTTGTGAGAAATCCCAGTAATCCCAAGGCGCGCCTTTGGTATGATTCTCGTATGCGAGGGTGATACCGTGCTTTTCCGCTTCGTCAAGGGCACGACGGAATCCGTCTGTCACCCAACGCACGCCTGCTTCGCGTTCAGTGTCGGGGTGGTTTTGTCCGGCTGTCACCCGAATAAATTTTACCCCCAACGCTTTTGCCAGTCCGATGTCTGCCTTCAGGTCGGTTAACTCCTGTGTGCGTTGCGCTGCATCGGGATGTGTGAAATCGCAGTAACAGGCGATCATACACGCCTCTATGTTGAACTTTTCGAGGGCAGCGCGTGTGTTATTTATCGTTTCTGTGTCGCGTTTTGGAAAGAATTTGATACTGAAATCGACTGCATCCAGCCCTAATTCCGCACCGAGCTGAATCCAATCAGCGACGGTGCTTTTTTCTGTGAAAATGTCGTCATAAAGAGAGACGGGGAGGCAACTGAGTTTCATTGTGTATTTCCCTTTGGTGGTCTAAAACATTCTATAGACATAGCACTCCGCTGGAGTGCAGTTATTTAAAAATACCATTTTCTATAGACATATTGCTCCACTGGAGCAAAGAGGTATAGTTTTCAGAAACATGGATTTCACGCTGCTTCAACGTGCCTGACTGATAATTGTCCAAACTTTGGTAAAATTAAAAATTGTCCAGAGCACGTAGCTCGTAATGAAATGGAGAGCGGATATACGGAGAGGGAGATGAATGTCTACGATCCATCTGACCGAACCGCAAGGAAAAATTAAAACATGAAACGGTACATAGGGCGTTCTAAGGTGATACCGATGAGGGTCCAGATGGCGCCGAGTAGAAATTCGCCAATCACCAAACCTATGAAAAACGGCATCGCGCGCCGATAGGTGCGGAGCCCACCTGTCTGGAAGAGAATCGCTTTTATCCCCCACGACAAGAAGATTGAGAACCAATACCAACTCGTATTCCAAAAACTAAGTGACAAGGCATAGCCTGCGGGATGGAAGGGCCACCAGATGAACCGGCGGCGTAGCATCATAAGAAGCGTTGTTAAGGCAATCGCGCCACCAGAAGCGGAAACCGCGCCGACATCTATGGATTGTGGGTTAATGAGCCACTGTTTCAGTTGTTCGTAGGTCCAGCGGCATTGTGCCTGTTCACCATAGACGGCTGCACCGTAGTGATAACCTTGTGCGTAGTATGCCCATGCCGATGAAATTGTCCCGACGATGGTCACCAAGATGATGGCAACGATAAAGCGGTTGTGCGATAGCCCGCGGACCTGTGCTACCTTGAAACCCTCCAACATAATCGGCATCGGATGCGAACGATAGGATCGGTTGAAACCGTGAAACATACTAAACGTGGTTAATCCCTCTGCACCAATGCGGCGGGTGCCGAGAAACGAGACAAGGACTTTATCCGGTCGCCACGGCACATCGTGTGCCGGAGGTCCAACTTCAGCACGAATACGGGTAATGGCAATCGCTAACGCGAAGAAGAGCGTAAAATAGCCGAGAATGCTGAAGATCGGTGTGCCTGTGCTTTTGAAAAACACAAGGATGAAGATGCCGCCGAGTATTAACCCGATAATCGCGTATCGGATGTGTGCTGAAGGTGTATCCAGTGTGTCGGGTTTCCCATTACTGCCTCGGAAGGCGTTTTTCACCTGTCGCGCGATAAATTTTCGGGTGAGCCATATTGCAGAGATGCCTAAGCAGAACCATGCCCCAAACGATTGTGCATCGAGAAATGGGAATCCCGGAAGGTGTCCGATGCCTGCCATGGTGCCCCAGACACGCGTCATTTTGTGGAAGAGATAGAAAAACCAGATAGAGAACGAGAGCTCCAACGGAATGAAAAAACTCATCCCGATAGCGAACGGATAGACGGCAATGGGCAGTCTACCGATGGCGTTCAGTGGCTTTGTCTGAAAATACTGTCCTAAATTGTAGAGACTCCCTCCTAATCCCGGCACGACTGGAAATAGAAAGTGGAGACCGTTCAGAAGGTTTATCCCGCCTGCGAGCACAGCTCCTAACAGAAATAGCCGATTGCTCAGGAGGACACGTCCCCCGTTTTCCGTCAAATGAAGTGGAATCTGAATGACAGGGTAGCTGAGTTTTTCGTGGTTCACCCATTGGTGTCGAATGAGGATCGTGATGCAGAGCATCATACATGTTAGCACGATAATGAGGGCAGACCACCAGAGCACAGGAGGCATCCAGAGTTGTAGGTGTTGAGCAGTGTGGAGTGAGTCGTCCCCTTGATAAAAGGTTGCCAGCACGTTCCGTTCTTTGATGGTCAGCCAATCGGGCATGTGCCGAAGGAACAGTTCACCCCATTCATTCTCAGGACTCGCGAACCAGATGGGATACGTGAGCAGGGGCCATAGTATCTGGAGGGTATCGTGTCCAGCGAGGGAGGAGGCGATGGATACGAGTAGGTAGACCACCATTAACTCGGCATCGGTGAGGCTCGCATTTTTCCCGATGGCTCGGAGTAAAGGGTTTACCGCCATCAAGATGAGCACAACAAAAATGACGTTGAAGTAAACCGTGGAGACAGTCGGAAAACTCTGACCTGTACCATAACCGCTGGGACCCCAGTTGATCATG
This is a stretch of genomic DNA from Candidatus Poribacteria bacterium. It encodes these proteins:
- a CDS encoding peptidase; this encodes MSGYYRFPTICQDTIVFVCEDDLWTVSVEGGFARRLTSNLGTASSPRVSPDGELLAFTGREEGPSEVYVMPALGGEAKRLTYQGSNATIVDWDADSKTILYSSNAGLAFDPWIWTISAEGGEPQRLSYGPANHIDFSGDGVVLGRLTREPARWKRYRGGTAGQIWIDPEGDGQFQQLAPVDSNFTTPMWIGERIYFISDHEGVGNIYSCLPTGEDIQRHTHQDTYYCRSAQTDGTRIVYHAGADLFVYEIGSDTETRVDVEFRSPRTQRQRKFVSPSYYLQDYAPTPDGHALAVTVRGKPFTMANWEGAVLQHGARNGTRYRFTEWLNDGKRLVTLSDAQGEEALDIHTRDGSAEVVRLDALDIGHVRQLTVAPQTEGDEKDQLLLINNRLELLHVDLETQELRVLDKGHYQNIRDVAWSPDGKWCAYSFASTETTRSIKLCEIETGETWFVTDPEFNDFGPAWDPEGKYLYFLSYREFNPVYDALHFDLGFPTAMRPLLVTLQRTLGNPFIPEPRPLEEEKEDEDEAEEGQDNEDKASDETSEQKAEKRITIDVEGITQRVVAFPYPHGRYGQIAGIEGKAMFTVFPVQDTPPDDEDSRPRGVLHAYDFKEQKKETLVSGINDFQLSRDAKTLVYSTGNRLRVIKAGKKVEGESKSGNRSGPSRQTGWIDLSRVKTAVVPTAEWHQMYREAWRLQRDYFWTEDMSDVDWEHVYQRYLPLLERIATRGEFSDLMWEMQGELGTSHAYEMGGDYRNSPNYAQGFLGADFAYDAERNGYRITHIPRGDGWEATKDSPLNAPGINIREGDILLAIAGQRVSETVSPGELLVSLANQEVQATFRSADDGEERVVTLKVLRSESELRYREWVSKNRRYVHEKTEGKVGYVHIPDMGRRGYAEFHRGFLAEVSYPALLVDVRYNGGGHVSQLLLEKLSRRRIGYDVPRWGTPHPYPDASVLGPMVAVTNENAGSDGDIFSHCFKLMELGLLIGKRTWGGVIGISPHQAFVDRGGTTQPEYSFWFVDVGWSVENYGTDPDIEVDYRPQDYATEGDPQLDRAIQELLRQMEENPPEVPDFSERPRLTLPTLPKA
- a CDS encoding TIM barrel protein codes for the protein MKLSCLPVSLYDDIFTEKSTVADWIQLGAELGLDAVDFSIKFFPKRDTETINNTRAALEKFNIEACMIACYCDFTHPDAAQRTQELTDLKADIGLAKALGVKFIRVTAGQNHPDTEREAGVRWVTDGFRRALDEAEKHGITLAYENHTKGAPWDYWDFSQPTEIFLEILDALADTPLGVCFDTANPLVLGEDVLALLEKVIQRIVVLHIFDLRAIRVFEPVRVGTGASPIPQIFSRMRHTGYNSWLSLEEASRSGQEGFTQSIAYVRDTWEHALSA
- a CDS encoding ABC transporter permease; protein product: MLNLVRETIVSYAFIERNFNLLKRYLSWEILFFSYSIVNALTIGLIMVGRGSSEDVLYLVIGALIWGFLSVMMREVSDAITWERWEGTIEYTFMAPIYRITHLVGSCLFAILYGLLRTALVLAIMPLFFGEHIDLGNANWLTLVVTVLISSLSFIGIGLMAAIFPLLSPEKGQAATGIIQSMLLLVSGIYYEIDVLPTWLQPISQISPATYTLRSIRAAMLENASVESQLGNLSLLLVIGVLLIPLGFWVFHLGEKYAKRVGRLKRSG
- a CDS encoding acetate/propionate family kinase, translating into MRILCANVGSTSFKYQIIDMETTTSLVKGGVERIGNSPSAFTHAVPGKPSREGEIDAPTHTAAIAHAMRLITDAEVGCLEDWGQLDGVGFKTILARGYWRSARITEDVITALETSTPLAPMHNPAYIASICAFQELLPTTPLVAVFETWFHQTIPDYAAEFGVPRFWVEQHDIRRYGYHGASHRYISERVPQLLGRETGDGLSIISCHLGGSSSLCAIKDGESIDTSMGTSTQYGMIQSTRCGELDAFAVLYMIDTEGFSTDEIRRQLVEDSGLKGISGTSGDMRDIEAAIDAGNDDARLALETYVYGVKKYIGAYIAALGGVDVIAFAGGIGEKSPITRAKICEGLEWCDIRLDALKNAQLTGEVDLSAANSRAKILVVATNEEWIVSRETARVLKECG
- a CDS encoding ABC transporter ATP-binding protein, translated to MEQPIYGLTVRGVTKHFHRPKRTNGKLRFHQRFQHIFKREKEVIRAVDDISLEVNIGEIYGILGANGSGKSTLIRLISTLLLPDAGSIHVFGDDVVTNSLKVRQVMNRVSVEASFFKRLSSQENLIYAARLYGISAPEAERKSKQILERLGFDADRMNEEMEHLSRGMQQKVAIARALLTTPMLLLLDEPTTGLDPKSKRDVQAFIEEIRQERNAVIVLTTHDMTEAERLCDKIAIIDKGRFIAEGTVEELIADAPSQNGVPATLEDVFIALTGKGIEEEE